A portion of the Haemorhous mexicanus isolate bHaeMex1 chromosome 3, bHaeMex1.pri, whole genome shotgun sequence genome contains these proteins:
- the PYGB gene encoding glycogen phosphorylase, brain form, which yields MAAPLSDGDRRKQISVRGIAGLGDVAEVRKSFNRHLHFTLVKDRNVATPRDYYFALAHTVRDHLVGRWIRTQQHYYERDPKRIYYLSLEFYMGRTLQNTMVNLGLQNACDEAIYQLGLDLEELEEIEEDAGLGNGGLGRLAACFLDSMATLGLAAYGYGIRYEFGIFNQKIVDGWQVEEADDWLRYGNPWEKARPEYMLPVHFYGRVEHTPEGVKWIDTQVVLAMPYDTPVPGYKNNTVNTMRLWSAKAPNDFNLQEFNMGDYIEAVLDRNLAENISRVLYPNDNFFEGKELRLKQEYFVVAATLQDIIRRFKSSKFGCRDPVRTCFETFPDKVAIQLNDTHPALSIPELMRILVDVEKVDWDKAWEITKRTCAYTNHTVLPEALERWPVSMFEKLLPRHLEIIYALNQMHLDRVAALYPGDIDRLRRMSVIEEGDCKRINMAHLCVIGSHAVNGVARIHSDIVKNSVFKDFYELEPEKFQNKTNGITPRRWLLLCNPGLADIIAEKIGEGFITDLSQLKKLLEFIDNETFIRDVAKVKQENKLKFAAYLEEQYKVKINPTSMFDVQVKRIHEYKRQLLNCLHAITLYNRIRCNPSKSFVPRTIMIGGKAAPGYHMAKMIIKLITSIGEVINNDPYVGDKLKVIFLENYRVSLAEKVIPAADLSQQISTAGTEASGTGNMKFMVNGALTIGTMDGANVEMAEEAGEENLFIFGMRVEDVEALDRKGYNAREYYERLPELRQAIDQITSGFFSPRDPGCFKDVVNMLMYHDRFKVFADYEAYIKCQGQVDQLFMDPREWTRKVIRNIACSGKFSSDRTITEYAREIWGVEPSATAIPPPNLPRN from the exons atGGCGGCGCCGCTGAGCGATGGGGACCGTCGGAAGCAGATCAGCGTGCGGGGCATCGCGGGGCTGGGGGACGTGGCCGAGGTGCGCAAGAGCTTCAATCGCCACCTCCACTTCACCCTGGTCAAGGACCGCAACGTCGCCACCCCCCGCGACTACTACTTCGCGCTGGCCCACACGGTGCGCGACCACCTGGTGGGCCGCTGGATCCGCACCCAGCAGCACTACTACGAGCGGGACCCCAAG CGCATTTACTACCTGTCCCTGGAGTTCTACATGGGTCGCACTCTGCAGAACACCATGGTGAACCTGGGCCTGCAGAATGCTTGTGATGAAGCCATTTACCAG CTGGGTTTGGActtggaggagctggaagaaaTTGAAGAAGATGCTGGACTGGGAAATGGAGGCCTGGGCCGCCTGGCAG CCTGTTTCCTGGACTCCATGGCCACACTGGGGCTGGCAGCGTATGGTTATGGCATCCGCTACGAGTTTGGGATCTTCAACCAGAAGATTGTCGATGGCTGGCAG GTGGAGGAGGCGGACGACTGGCTGCGCTACGGCAACCCCTGGGAGAAGGCCCGCCCCGAGTACATGCTCCCGGTGCACTTCTACGGCCGCGTGGAGCACACTCCCGAGGGCGTGAAGTGGATCGACACCCAG GTTGTCCTTGCCATGCCTTACGACACCCCAGTGCCTGGATACAAGAACAACACTGTGAACACCATGAGACTCTGGTCTGCCAAGGCTCCAAACGACTTCAACCTCCAGGAGT TCAATATGGGTGACTACATCGAGGCAGTGTTGGACAGAAACCTGGCAGAAAACATATCCAGAGTCCTGTACCCAAATGATAAC TTCTTCGAAGGCAAGGAGCTGCGGCTGAAGCAGGAGTACTTTGTGGTGGCTGCCACCCTCCAGGACATCATCCGCCGCTTCAAGTCCTCCAAATTTGGCTGCCGAGACCCTGTGAGAACGTGCTTTGAAACCTTCCCAGACAAG GTGGCTATTCAGCTAAATGACAcccaccctgccctgtccaTACCAGAGCTCATGCGAATCCTGGTGGATGTGGAGAAGGTGGACTGGGACaag GCCTGGGAGATCACAAAAAGGACCTGTGCCTATACCAACCACACTGTGCTGCCTGAAGCCCTGGAGCGCTGGCCGGTCTCCATGTTTGAGAAGCTGCTGCCGCGGCACCTGGAGATCATTTACGCCCTCAACCAAATGCACCTCGAT cgTGTGGCAGCTCTGTACCCAGGGGACATCGACCGCCTGCGGAGGATGTCGGTGATCGAGGAGGGAGACTGCAAGCGCATCAACATGGCTCATCTCTGCGTCATTGGCTCCCACGCCGTCAACGGCGTGGCCCGCATCCACTCCGACATCGTGAAGAACTCGGT GTTCAAGGATTTCTATGAGCTGGAGCCAGAAAAGTTTCAGAACAAGACCAATGGGATCACGCCGAGGCgctggctcctgctgtgcaACCCAGGATTGGCTGACATTATTGCTGAG AAAATTGGGGAAGGCTTTATCACAGACCTGAGCCAGCTGAAGAAGCTACTGGAGTTCATTGATAATGAGACTTTTATCAGGGATGTGGCAAAAGTCAAGCAG GAGAACAAGCTGAAGTTTGCAGCCTACCTGGAGGAGCAGTACAAGGTGAAGATCAACCCTACGTCCATGTTTGATGTCCAGGTGAAGCGAATCCATGAGTACAAGCGGCAGCTGCTGAACTGCCTGCACGCCATCACTCTCTACAACC GCATCAGATGCAATCCATCCAAATCCTTTGTGCCCAGGACCATTATGATTGGAGGAAAG GCAGCCCCTGGCTACCACATGGCCAAGATGATCATCAAACTCATCACATCCATTGGTGAGGTCATCAACAACGACCCCTATGTGGGGGACAAGCTCAAGGTCATCTTCCTGGAGAACTACCGGGTATCCTTGGCTGAGAAGG TGATCCCAGCAGCGGATCTCTCCCAGCAGATCTCCACAGCTGGCACGGAGGCCTCGGGCACTGGCAACATGAAGTTCATGGTGAACGGGGCCCTCACCATTGGTACCATGGACGGGGCCAACGTGGAGATGGCTGAGGAGGCCGGCGAAGAAAATCTCTTCATATTTGGCATGCGGGTGGAGGACGTGGAGGCCCTGGATCGGAAAGG GTACAACGCCCGGGAGTACTACGAGCGCCTGCCCGAGCTGCGCCAGGCCATCGACCAGATCACCAGCGGCTTCTTCTCCCCTCGAGACCCTGGCTGCTTCAAGGACGTTGTGAACATGCTCATGTACCACGACAG GTTTAAGGTGTTTGCAGACTATGAGGCTTACATTAAGTGCCAAGGGCAAGTGGACCAGCTGTTCATG gaTCCCCGTGAATGGACAAGGAAAGTCATCAGGAATATTGCATGCTCGGGCAAGTTCTCCAGTGACAGAACCATCACGGAGTATGCCCGTGAGATCTGGGGGGTGGAGCCTTCTGCCACAGCAATCCCCCCGCCCAACCTGCCCCGAAATTGA